The following coding sequences lie in one Zingiber officinale cultivar Zhangliang chromosome 2B, Zo_v1.1, whole genome shotgun sequence genomic window:
- the LOC122045613 gene encoding transcription factor TCP20-like isoform X1, whose translation MSSKESGKGAPEEADLRERQRGMAPQPSREAEQVGAAEKGEQRRLLAPKRSSNKDRHTKVDGRGRRVRMPALCAARIFQLTRELGHKSDGETIQWLLQQAEPSIIAATGSGTIPASVLASSDAASLVPSSSAAAAGLHQSKLHELGSERANWATFGFRSHPELWLPPVDGFNAALFQSAAAMGAVPLASNLPRIGFAGLELPGSSINPMSFTSLLSGQKQAMTGLELGLSQHAQLGILNPPHSFTQFYHHTGQGIAAATVSAGDHLHQQDQQEEDQRQQSLTPNENSEGSEQ comes from the coding sequence ATGAGTTCGAAAGAGTCGGGGAAGGGAGCGCCGGAGGAAGCTGATCTGAGGGAAAGACAGCGTGGCATGGCCCCTCAGCCCAGCAGGGAGGCGGAGCAGGTGGGGGCGGCGGAGAAAGGAGAGCAAAGGCGGCTGCTTGCGCCGAAGCGGAGCTCGAACAAGGACCGCCACACGAAGGTGGACGGCCGTGGGAGGCGGGTGCGTATGCCAGCCCTCTGCGCGGCGCGGATCTTCCAGCTGACTCGCGAGCTGGGGCACAAGTCCGACGGAGAGACAATCCAGTGGTTGCTCCAGCAGGCTGAGCCGTCGATCATCGCCGCCACCGGGTCCGGAACCATCCCGGCCTCGGTCCTCGCGTCCTCCGACGCCGCCAGCCTGGTTCCCTCCTCCTCTGCGGCCGCCGCCGGTCTCCACCAGAGCAAGCTCCATGAATTAGGTTCGGAAAGGGCCAATTGGGCCACGTTCGGCTTCAGGTCGCACCCGGAGCTGTGGCTGCCGCCCGTCGACGGGTTCAACGCCGCTTTGTTCCAGTCTGCGGCGGCGATGGGGGCCGTGCCTTTGGCGTCAAATTTGCCGAGGATTGGGTTCGCTGGCCTGGAATTGCCCGGAAGCAGCATCAATCCCATGAGCTTCACGTCGCTTCTCAGCGGGCAGAAGCAGGCGATGACCGGATTGGAGCTCGGATTATCACAACACGCGCAACTTGGTATCCTTAATCCTCCCCACTCCTTCACCCAATTCTATCACCACACAGGCCAGGGCATCGCCGCCGCCACCGTATCCGCAGGTGATCACTTGCACCAGCAGGATCAACAAGAGGAAGATCAAAGGCAGCAATCTCTCACTCCGAACGAAAATTCAGAGGGGTCAGAACAGTAG
- the LOC122045613 gene encoding transcription factor TCP20-like isoform X2, protein MAPQPSREAEQVGAAEKGEQRRLLAPKRSSNKDRHTKVDGRGRRVRMPALCAARIFQLTRELGHKSDGETIQWLLQQAEPSIIAATGSGTIPASVLASSDAASLVPSSSAAAAGLHQSKLHELGSERANWATFGFRSHPELWLPPVDGFNAALFQSAAAMGAVPLASNLPRIGFAGLELPGSSINPMSFTSLLSGQKQAMTGLELGLSQHAQLGILNPPHSFTQFYHHTGQGIAAATVSAGDHLHQQDQQEEDQRQQSLTPNENSEGSEQ, encoded by the coding sequence ATGGCCCCTCAGCCCAGCAGGGAGGCGGAGCAGGTGGGGGCGGCGGAGAAAGGAGAGCAAAGGCGGCTGCTTGCGCCGAAGCGGAGCTCGAACAAGGACCGCCACACGAAGGTGGACGGCCGTGGGAGGCGGGTGCGTATGCCAGCCCTCTGCGCGGCGCGGATCTTCCAGCTGACTCGCGAGCTGGGGCACAAGTCCGACGGAGAGACAATCCAGTGGTTGCTCCAGCAGGCTGAGCCGTCGATCATCGCCGCCACCGGGTCCGGAACCATCCCGGCCTCGGTCCTCGCGTCCTCCGACGCCGCCAGCCTGGTTCCCTCCTCCTCTGCGGCCGCCGCCGGTCTCCACCAGAGCAAGCTCCATGAATTAGGTTCGGAAAGGGCCAATTGGGCCACGTTCGGCTTCAGGTCGCACCCGGAGCTGTGGCTGCCGCCCGTCGACGGGTTCAACGCCGCTTTGTTCCAGTCTGCGGCGGCGATGGGGGCCGTGCCTTTGGCGTCAAATTTGCCGAGGATTGGGTTCGCTGGCCTGGAATTGCCCGGAAGCAGCATCAATCCCATGAGCTTCACGTCGCTTCTCAGCGGGCAGAAGCAGGCGATGACCGGATTGGAGCTCGGATTATCACAACACGCGCAACTTGGTATCCTTAATCCTCCCCACTCCTTCACCCAATTCTATCACCACACAGGCCAGGGCATCGCCGCCGCCACCGTATCCGCAGGTGATCACTTGCACCAGCAGGATCAACAAGAGGAAGATCAAAGGCAGCAATCTCTCACTCCGAACGAAAATTCAGAGGGGTCAGAACAGTAG